In Calliopsis andreniformis isolate RMS-2024a chromosome 6, iyCalAndr_principal, whole genome shotgun sequence, the genomic window GAGCGTAAACACACAGAGAGAATAAACGAGAGAGCAGCCTGCCGGAAGAAGTGTCCGCGAGTGAGACCGGCTCCTCGAATACGGCAGAAGAATTTGCAATTAAGAAGAACTTTTTGGTCGATCGTCAGTAATAGGGCACACAAAAGCAACGTGTATTGAACGCGAAATATCTTGCagaggagaaagagagagaaagatatGAGCTGCGCGAGCGAAACTCGGATCTGAGATTGCAGGTTTACGAGTTGGAAAAACGCTCACAACTACTCGGCCAGTCACTTCAGGTTCGTCCTGTGGCCTGCGTagaaaaaaattcataaatttttattttcatttggaATGCCATTCAGTTAATGAAATCGTACGCAGACATTTTTCATGTCTTTTGTTTTTTCATCAGTGAGAACCTGCAAGATCTCTACGTTTTTCTTGTTTTCTTCGttttgaatattatttttcAAAGGCGTATCGATCTTTTCTAACAGAAACTAATTCTCTGGATTAAGAAGAATCGATTTGTCTCTGGCATTCTTTGACTTTTATTAACGTTATTGCTGTAGAGTTCCTGTATATGTGCCGTTCACAAAGTAGATCATAAAGTTAGTCGTGAATACTGTTTGTCTGCAGCAATAATTTTACTCGTTAATCCGTGAGAGCACGGAATGCACGATGCTTCCTTCACGTACAATTCCAacttgaatattttttaaagaaaagtgGTCTCAATGTTTCATCTTTTCTTCTTAAATTTCAATTATATGCTTTATATTGCTAAACATAGATCCGTGTAtgagaaatatattttaaaatagtaTATGTGTGAGTACTATAGAATCGGAAACCACTCAGAATCAGTTTATCCGTTAAATCATGTATTAAGAGCATGCGCATCTTCGTCCCGATATTATCAATTAGATGATAAAcataaatttcaaattattttcgTATACCACCATATTAAAATAATTCATCTAACTAATTATTTCGTTATTTCTCCTTTGACAGTTACAACAGCGCACACGCCAGGAATTATTAGGAAAACAAGAGAAGACTCAGAGATCTATAAAACGACTTGTGGACTTCATAAAGCTGATGCAGCTCAGAAAAAGCGGGGACTCTCCACCGCCATCGGCATCGGTCAGCTTCCCTCCTCGACCTTCCTCATCCCAATCTCTTCAAACAACGCCTCCTCATCAGCCGTCAACCAGTCGGATGTCGGGCCGTCCTCAATCAACGCCGAGCAACGAGAAAGTATCGTGCCGTACTcctccatcgtcctcaatcagcTGCCTCGATCGAGCATCGCCTATGTCGACAGAACAGAGCCCCAAGTGTCCTACGCCTATCAGCTACCAGTTAGCAGCGTCCAATCAGAAAAGCATCAATCATACCTCATCGTCAAGAAAATCACAGAACCAGCCAGAAGGGCAAGCCAGTCTTCCGAAGACCAAAGTCACGCTACAATGCTCAACTATAAGCTGCCAACCACATCAGGCTACAACTCTCGCGTTCAGACCGAGATCTCGGTCACCAACTCCGCCATGCTCGTTGGTAAGCAGTTGTCCAACTCCATCAATCGTAACCGTAAGAAGCAAACAAATCGTGCAGTACCCGCACTCAACCGCATCATCGACACAGAAAATCTTTCCATCACGGCCGAATATCAATTGGAACGATCGACTTTCAACGGCAGAAAGTCCCGAGCCAAGCCAGCAAGAAAGTTTAGTATCAATCAGCTGCGATCTGCCAGAGCCACAGAAATCTTATTGCCTTCCTACGACAGTACAGAATCCGATAAACAGTTACAAATCACAAAGTCAAGCGAGCCAGAGGAGACAACCCTGTTCGGTGGTCGTTCAAAGTACAGGCCTCGAACCGGTGGTCTTCTCCACTCACTGTTCGCAGGCCATAACAAGTCCTATATCATCACCGATAATTCTCGAGAGCCACGAGACTTCAGCCCAGGTGACAAAGATACCACAGTCAACCGGCAGCAACAGCTGTATCAAGAGTACCAACTGGAATCAGGCGAACGAAATGAGTCTCCGGTCCAATTGCAGCGTGGTGCCCTCACAAAATTCTTCGAGCACGTGAAATTGGAAGAAGCGCATATACCAGCGCCATCTAGAGCAAAGCTAGTATATAAAAGCGGTCTCGTTTCCGAAAGAAACGAACTCGAAATCACTGAAGCCACGGACGACGATGCAAACACTAACGAGTACGTCGGCAAGGCACCCTTGAAATCTAGTAATTTTGGAGATGATTTCACCGATCGTGATGTCAAACAAACAAGTTGGCTATCGAGAAGGATCATAATGAAAAAGAATCAGAAGAATGAGAATGATTCTGTTCTGACCCCAATTAATAGACCAACCGATATCATTACGTATGAGCGTAAACGTAATAATACGTACGTTAAACTCACGAGCGCAACTGATAACGATGAAGAAAATAATGTACTGAGCGGTACATTTCAAACTGACGTGAATTATCCGAGGCGCATCGCGGAAATAGTGCCAGAGAATCGAAGAGATCGACAAGATTCAGCGTCTCTGTGTAACGCACAAAGCAATTTTTTGGAGCTTCACAATGAGGTCTCAGTTCCTGACGATAAGGCTGATACCGAGAGACAAGACTTATCCAGTGGCAGACGTTCAACCAGCAGCAGCAGTAGCAACACGAGCGACAGCGATACTCCGGAGCAAGCGATGAACGATACTATAAAGTATTCTCGGCGACGATTGTCCGGAAACGAGTACAAGGAACGTTTGGGCATTAATGCTGTATCTCCGGAGAGTATGCAAGTGCTCGAGCAGTTCGAGTCGGCTATGCTGGAAACTGATTGTAGTAATGCTGCCACTTGTTAGGGTTAGTTAGATTAGAATGCGGTATTAACGTGCTGATTATGCTCATTGCTGAaacttctttttctctttttcattGACTATGTTGATTACTTTTTAAGCACTAAGGTTTCTCGCGTGGACTACGTTAAGTTTTATGAAACTTATTAAGAATACGACCACTCTTTCGGAATAAATTCGAATTTGTACATGTTTAGTACTGCATTTGAATCTGTTACTTAAGTAGGATACCTAAAGGCAAAGAGAATTAGGTTATTCGTAATCGCTGCAGAGCTTGTTAGGCAGTTCCTGTTTTCACTAACTGCCTTGACGAACAATACGATCGTTTGTATAACACAACTATAACGATGATTATCAAGTACCATTTACGGTCCACTAGGAGGATACGTATGATTACTTTACGACTAGAATTCTATTGGCTATGTTGTCTATTCGTTTATTTATTGATTGTTGTTTATTGGGCTTTTCCTTGATCATTTCATAATAGTTAACGAAGCGTGAGGACCAAGTTTGAATATCTTCCAATCGAACAATATGTTTTAATGAAGAATTAGTAGAGATTTTGAATCATTTCTGTAGTTTATACAGTAGCTGATAAAATTGGTAACGAGTTAAGAATTATTCTGCATAGCATCTTTATAAAATTATTCGTGCAAACTGAGTTTTGGAAGCTTGGGACATTGTTTTATCGACATTGGCAATATCGATGTGTAAGAAATACGCACATATCCAACAGATTCTGGGCGATCTATAAAGGGTAGAGAAAGTCGAAGGGAAGCCTACTTATACGTAAGCTGAGTCATATTACCATACTGCCTTAatagtaatttaaaaaatggTACTTTTTACACTAATTTCTACGGATAAGCACGAGAAATGTGTACGATTCAGTAGACTGATTTGGACACGTCGCCATACTGAAATTAAGAGAGACAGAgggaaagaaaaggataatcaAAATCGCGTTACCGTAATCGAACACCTAGGCGTTAAGGTTACGTGTACGTTAAGAAATAGATGAAACGTTAGTGAACGTTACTACCTTTAATTTTACGATTCAGAGTTTCCTACAAATGAAGCGTAACGCTATCAACTtctttattttcaaaaagatGTTTTAAATCGAGGTAAATGCTTCGAAAAAGACAGGAAGTGGAACGTTATTATTTTTCATGCATCGTTTACCAACTTCGTAAGCATTTTCTTCGATAAATTCGAAGTAACAGTATTCACTACGGTTTAAGTCCGCGACAGAAGCGGATGTCTTTCATCAATTAGATTGTGCCGAACACTACGATTTGTATAGTGATAACCAAATCACGATGTTATCATAAAGAAAGGTAATTTGTCCGATTGAAAATTGGACGTCATTAAGCAGTCAAGTTCGTTaatctatttattgtgtttttgtcTTTTTTTCTCGCGGCATTCGCCGTCAGCTTGTCCAATACATTTAACTagtgtataaaacgagaaaatggaaaaaaagaaaTTGTTATGCAATGTAGGCAACGAGATTAAGATCGAAATTCGTATTTTTATGAATAAAGTAAAACTGAAATGTAAGAAGATCCAAATTGTAAGCCGTTCACTCTTATACAGTTAACTGTTGATACATAAAAATCGTGAAATTATTTGAATCATTTAATGCTGCCCAATTTAGGTAATAGGAGACATTTGTTTACGTTGACGTAACGATTGCGTGGCACCCCCGGTGGGAATGACTCTCGCAAAAGCGATTTTTATTGATACGGTTATTTTGAACGGCGTAATAACTTTTATTTCGCGTATTGACGGACAACGGGTGACGCGTGAGGGGAATCCTCGACTCGGGCAAACACTCGGCTAATGATATGTAAATATGGCGGAGCTAATCAAGCGGCTGTGCCAACAGGCAGCAAGAAGAGATCGGTAGTGGCGCGCGAGCGTTCGATAGCCAATGCATTTGCGCTGGGTCTGCACACACGTATCGTGGCGCAGTAAACTCGCGTACATATTTAATGGTCGCACGTTAATTGCGCTCTGTTTGCCCATTCCCCATTCTACTCTCCATCCCCATACTAACCATCCGTTCTCGTCACCCTGTCTCTACCCGCCCTTCTCCTTTGTTAGTTTCTGCCAGAGTTTAATTTTAACCAATTTATCTCGGacgctcgatcgtcaatcatcgaaaTCGAACGTTAAAACTCCGAGTCTCGCCTCGGTGTTTTCAACGCTCGTTGTCGATCATTTAACGTCGCAAAATATTATCAAGTAATTATAACGTTTCTCTCGTTCGCATTATAATTAGAACGGGAACAATGTACCCGAACGATAAGGAACGGAAGTGACTGCGCACGATTCAGAGAT contains:
- the LOC143180333 gene encoding uncharacterized protein LOC143180333, with product MEISKGLQEEILTVQNKLKNAIRDHQICVGKLKDDPNNTDILGQIQKIHLHIVSLGRCQKQVVQRLRKEVETFKAENVNGAKVSIASLLGLNNNNHITNNNETKLKTGGNEFSTKKSKEDYEDVVRNGDVPSPPRNTVPAKRRPSSVETISGEDDVIEVSMDENSNEKSEKEEPEKERKADSIQKINFLGALGLITTVSCAELQNKRAERKRRSTANPQFVYSSLEVPTKRKRHSYLQSGNVPQTRQTTARLNGPSPPPVKPVTQPPKSTSPPTSRTVMKSLIPVQKTSTRPNILRNATESKVFSHKAKIENGPSQIQLPVSTVKSVQSIGNKAVHIPGLPSSLTIERISNDSAVCISCRNPGTLTVCENCASNYHVSCHSISPAPSRICPKCALIEEEEIEDGEEGEQQEEGRRSFKKDEEFVTTAHTPGIIRKTREDSEIYKTTCGLHKADAAQKKRGLSTAIGIGQLPSSTFLIPISSNNASSSAVNQSDVGPSSINAEQRESIVPYSSIVLNQLPRSSIAYVDRTEPQVSYAYQLPVSSVQSEKHQSYLIVKKITEPARRASQSSEDQSHATMLNYKLPTTSGYNSRVQTEISVTNSAMLVGKQLSNSINRNRKKQTNRAVPALNRIIDTENLSITAEYQLERSTFNGRKSRAKPARKFSINQLRSARATEILLPSYDSTESDKQLQITKSSEPEETTLFGGRSKYRPRTGGLLHSLFAGHNKSYIITDNSREPRDFSPGDKDTTVNRQQQLYQEYQLESGERNESPVQLQRGALTKFFEHVKLEEAHIPAPSRAKLVYKSGLVSERNELEITEATDDDANTNEYVGKAPLKSSNFGDDFTDRDVKQTSWLSRRIIMKKNQKNENDSVLTPINRPTDIITYERKRNNTYVKLTSATDNDEENNVLSGTFQTDVNYPRRIAEIVPENRRDRQDSASLCNAQSNFLELHNEVSVPDDKADTERQDLSSGRRSTSSSSSNTSDSDTPEQAMNDTIKYSRRRLSGNEYKERLGINAVSPESMQVLEQFESAMLETDCSNAATC